The following are encoded together in the Deinococcus soli (ex Cha et al. 2016) genome:
- a CDS encoding GGDEF domain-containing protein, with protein sequence MRPFPLPTLFVPLLLLAAAHSVSLIFSHRAGDILTVSDRLYLIVPALAALASWQAVRGARDRRLAVWAAVCLTFLAGAEVILVAAYDLQDLRAPDYGVGDALYHAYYLGLVALLLGTRAGPRPPQRERRLTPPEGVLDSLITGVVVAELSWVLGLVPLLADPRTTLLFKSVNVSYVVLDVILLTLALLRLRLGRDHSWPLVAGLLSYVAADLLYLIDGPVRIPVGLTDLLWTWGTVGQAVGFALLVRRPDLTAPTPVAVTLIVRTLPYLAVLTACLILIFNGLSLDLRGRGVVWFTVTVFALVMVRQAYTLVDTGRLNRLLTEQAAQLRGSRDEMEYRALHDSLTGLLNRDGFRQLMQAQTGLRTLLMLDLDGFKPVNDTHGHAAGDRVLRDVARRIHDVSEPWFDAARLGGDEFALLSREPLGAPQVRQVAALLIGRLSEPFEVRGGHMTLGVSVGVAQGEPGVSPDALLGRADAALYLAKRGGGAQLREAEALPDALRPRPDPPGPC encoded by the coding sequence ATGCGCCCCTTCCCGCTGCCTACCCTGTTCGTGCCGCTGCTGCTGCTGGCGGCCGCGCACAGCGTGTCACTGATCTTCAGTCACCGCGCCGGGGACATCCTGACTGTCTCGGACCGGCTGTACCTGATCGTCCCGGCGCTGGCCGCGCTGGCCAGCTGGCAGGCGGTCCGCGGCGCGCGTGACCGGCGGCTGGCCGTGTGGGCCGCCGTCTGTCTGACCTTCCTGGCGGGCGCCGAGGTGATCCTGGTCGCCGCGTATGACCTGCAGGACCTGCGCGCTCCTGACTACGGCGTGGGAGACGCGCTGTACCACGCCTATTACCTGGGACTGGTGGCCCTGCTGCTCGGCACACGCGCCGGCCCGCGTCCCCCGCAGCGCGAGCGGCGCCTGACGCCACCCGAAGGGGTTCTGGACAGCCTGATCACCGGCGTGGTCGTCGCGGAACTCTCCTGGGTCCTGGGCCTCGTGCCGCTGCTGGCCGACCCGCGCACCACGCTGCTGTTCAAGTCCGTGAACGTGTCGTACGTGGTCCTCGACGTGATCCTGCTGACCCTGGCGCTGCTGCGGCTGCGGCTGGGCCGCGACCACTCCTGGCCGCTCGTGGCGGGCCTGCTGTCCTACGTGGCGGCGGACCTGCTGTACCTGATCGACGGGCCGGTTCGCATCCCCGTCGGCCTGACCGACCTGTTGTGGACCTGGGGCACGGTCGGGCAGGCAGTGGGATTTGCACTGCTCGTCCGTCGCCCCGACCTGACCGCGCCCACCCCGGTGGCCGTGACGCTGATCGTGCGGACCCTGCCGTACCTGGCGGTCCTGACCGCCTGCCTGATCCTGATCTTCAACGGTCTGAGCCTCGATCTGCGCGGGCGCGGCGTGGTGTGGTTCACCGTGACCGTCTTCGCGCTCGTGATGGTCCGGCAGGCGTACACACTGGTGGACACCGGCCGCCTGAACCGCCTGCTGACCGAGCAGGCCGCGCAACTGCGCGGCAGCCGCGACGAGATGGAATACCGCGCGCTGCACGACAGCCTGACCGGGCTGCTCAACCGTGACGGGTTCCGGCAGCTCATGCAGGCCCAGACCGGGCTGCGCACCCTGCTCATGCTGGACCTCGACGGGTTTAAACCCGTGAACGACACCCACGGGCACGCCGCCGGGGACCGCGTGCTGCGCGACGTGGCCCGCCGCATTCACGACGTCAGCGAACCCTGGTTCGATGCGGCCCGCCTGGGCGGCGACGAGTTCGCGCTGCTCAGCCGCGAGCCGCTGGGCGCCCCGCAGGTCCGGCAGGTCGCGGCGCTCCTGATCGGGCGGCTGTCCGAGCCCTTTGAGGTGCGCGGCGGTCACATGACGCTGGGCGTGTCGGTCGGCGTGGCGCAGGGCGAACCCGGCGT
- a CDS encoding beta strand repeat-containing protein: MKGTTALLTAALSLLGAAMAAGTTQGTAITNTATLTYKDALNQNRTASSNIVTVTVRQVYVTTVTPDAAEGSIPAGRQLSTYVGGTRQYPYTLTNGGNGPDSFTLSFTQSGADDFNPGLKVYRDLDGDGTFSDEVTAPISLAADASVNLMVRATVPSGPQVGNTGIFALVATSTGDTSVTDTNNYAQLTVSADGLLGVTNTVSPGGTAVPGATLTYTVTGTVASGNPVGAVSNVVTVDGAARSGVLITDTLTNLNFTALSSVTATNGTATALYSTDAGSTWSATNPGSGVNAVAILVEGSGSFLLAGNTVQLVYTAQVPATALAGSTVGGSASARFDGNGDAATNELPETTTPVAVSTTVATVTGGAVGPSAFPQAGATGTYTLGGVTIARSGDTQTTQTDIVAGTRVTFRQTLRNTGNASNDFTLAVSGAPSGWTCTVNTIDGSGTLGTLTNPVTVAALTDYTFAVSCAVPFSAAGSTNVALTVTATPAGGSADTTTSTVATITAAGLPQLGNGDGSDATAPTSTNVTAGGDPGENALFRLELLNGGPVDEAFTLSGPAGTVFYLDLDGDGVIDPGEPPVTTTAALTPGQSVNLIAAVPVAAGSATGTSPAVFTATSTLDATRTSSVTDTLRVNAVASGTFTADSSLSTIAGGTVTHAHTLTNTGNGAADYAAGPLPTTGGFAYAFSTSPSGPFTSTLGGTLAAGASTPVYVRVTAPTLASGATDSQTKTVPVTLTMQDAPQPAVTLSVQDTTGVQSVVGTVNKSALRCADATCAVTSAITDGKVSPGDIVQYTLQVVNSGTSTLYGALLSDTRPTSTTFVKLTGGTSILFSTDSGATWTAAPPTALSGGNDFLAGLDTNGDSVINDLDTLAPGAGFTVTFVVRIN; this comes from the coding sequence ATGAAAGGAACGACCGCCCTCCTGACTGCTGCCCTCAGCCTGCTCGGCGCCGCCATGGCCGCCGGGACCACGCAGGGCACCGCGATCACGAACACCGCGACCCTGACCTATAAAGACGCGCTGAACCAGAACCGGACCGCCAGTTCCAACATCGTGACCGTCACCGTCCGTCAGGTGTACGTGACCACCGTCACGCCCGACGCTGCCGAGGGGAGCATTCCCGCCGGGCGGCAGCTGAGCACCTATGTGGGCGGCACCCGCCAGTACCCGTACACCCTGACGAACGGCGGGAACGGCCCGGACAGCTTCACGCTGAGCTTCACGCAGTCCGGCGCGGACGACTTCAACCCTGGCCTGAAGGTGTACCGCGACCTGGACGGCGACGGGACCTTCAGCGACGAGGTCACCGCGCCCATCAGCCTCGCGGCGGACGCCAGCGTGAACCTGATGGTCAGGGCCACCGTCCCCAGCGGCCCGCAGGTCGGGAACACCGGCATCTTCGCGCTGGTCGCCACGTCCACCGGGGACACCAGCGTGACGGACACCAACAACTACGCGCAGCTGACCGTCTCCGCCGACGGGCTGCTGGGGGTCACGAACACGGTCTCGCCCGGCGGGACCGCCGTGCCCGGCGCGACCCTGACGTACACCGTGACCGGCACCGTCGCCAGCGGCAACCCGGTCGGCGCGGTCAGCAACGTCGTCACCGTGGACGGCGCCGCCCGCAGCGGCGTGCTGATCACCGACACGCTGACCAACCTGAACTTCACGGCCCTGAGCAGCGTCACCGCCACGAACGGCACGGCCACCGCGCTGTACTCCACCGACGCGGGCAGCACCTGGAGCGCCACGAACCCCGGCAGCGGCGTGAACGCCGTGGCCATCCTGGTCGAGGGCAGCGGCAGCTTCCTGCTGGCCGGGAACACCGTGCAGCTGGTGTACACCGCGCAGGTGCCCGCCACCGCCCTGGCGGGCAGCACCGTGGGCGGCAGCGCCAGCGCCCGGTTCGACGGGAACGGCGACGCCGCCACGAACGAACTGCCCGAGACCACCACGCCCGTCGCCGTGAGCACCACGGTCGCCACCGTGACCGGCGGGGCGGTCGGGCCCAGCGCCTTCCCGCAGGCCGGCGCGACCGGCACGTACACACTGGGCGGCGTGACCATCGCCCGCAGCGGCGACACGCAGACCACCCAGACGGACATCGTCGCGGGCACCCGCGTGACCTTCCGGCAGACGCTGCGCAACACCGGCAACGCCAGCAACGACTTCACGCTGGCCGTCAGCGGCGCCCCCAGCGGGTGGACCTGCACCGTGAACACCATCGACGGGTCCGGCACGCTGGGCACCCTGACAAACCCCGTCACGGTCGCCGCACTGACCGACTACACCTTCGCGGTGTCGTGCGCGGTGCCGTTCAGCGCCGCCGGAAGCACGAACGTCGCCCTGACCGTCACCGCCACCCCGGCGGGCGGCAGCGCCGACACCACCACCAGCACCGTCGCGACCATCACCGCCGCCGGACTCCCGCAGCTGGGCAACGGGGACGGCAGCGACGCCACGGCGCCCACCAGCACGAACGTCACGGCGGGCGGCGACCCGGGTGAGAACGCCCTGTTCCGCCTGGAACTCCTGAACGGCGGGCCCGTGGACGAGGCCTTCACCCTGAGCGGTCCGGCGGGCACCGTGTTCTACCTGGACCTGGACGGCGACGGCGTGATCGACCCGGGCGAGCCGCCGGTCACGACCACCGCCGCCCTGACGCCCGGCCAGAGCGTCAACCTGATCGCAGCCGTGCCGGTCGCGGCGGGCAGCGCCACCGGCACCAGCCCCGCGGTGTTCACCGCGACCAGCACCCTGGACGCGACCCGCACGAGCAGCGTCACGGATACGCTGCGCGTGAACGCCGTCGCGAGCGGGACGTTCACGGCGGACAGTTCGCTCAGCACCATCGCGGGCGGGACGGTCACCCACGCGCACACCCTGACGAACACCGGGAACGGCGCGGCCGACTACGCCGCCGGGCCGCTGCCCACCACCGGCGGCTTCGCGTACGCCTTCTCGACCAGTCCCAGCGGGCCCTTCACGAGCACGCTGGGCGGGACGCTGGCGGCCGGGGCATCCACCCCGGTATACGTGCGGGTCACGGCGCCCACGCTGGCCAGCGGCGCCACGGACAGCCAGACGAAGACGGTGCCGGTCACGCTGACCATGCAGGACGCCCCGCAGCCCGCCGTGACGCTCAGCGTGCAGGACACCACCGGCGTGCAGAGCGTCGTGGGCACCGTGAACAAGAGCGCGCTGCGGTGCGCAGACGCCACCTGCGCGGTCACCAGCGCCATCACCGATGGGAAGGTCAGCCCCGGCGACATCGTGCAGTACACCCTGCAGGTCGTGAACAGCGGCACCAGCACCCTGTACGGCGCGCTGCTGAGCGACACGCGGCCCACCAGCACCACCTTCGTGAAACTGACCGGCGGCACCAGCATCCTGTTCAGCACCGACAGCGGCGCCACCTGGACTGCCGCGCCGCCCACCGCACTGTCCGGCGGTAACGACTTCCTGGCGGGCCTGGACACCAACGGCGACAGCGTGATCAATGACCTGGACACCCTCGCGCCGGGCGCCGGGTTCACCGTCACGTTCGTCGTCCGGATCAACTGA